The Haliaeetus albicilla chromosome 19, bHalAlb1.1, whole genome shotgun sequence genome has a segment encoding these proteins:
- the ASCL1 gene encoding achaete-scute homolog 1, which translates to MASGSPARMAGGTGQPPFLQPACFFAAAVAAAAAAPPPGPPPGPPPPPPPPPPPPQLSPASGQPSPGGKTSGPRAAKRQRSASPELMRCKRRLNFSGFGYSLPQQQPAAVARRNERERNRVKLVNLGFATLREHVPNGAANKKMSKVETLRSAVEYIRALQQLLDEHDAVSAAFQAGVLSPTISPSYSHDMNSMAGSPVSSYSSDEGSYDPLSPEEQELLDFTSWF; encoded by the coding sequence ATGGCCAGCGGTAGCCCCGCCAGGATGGCCGGAGGCACCGGGCAGCCTCCCTTCCTGCAGCCGGCGTGCTTCTTCGCCGCCGCggtggccgccgccgccgccgcccccccaccggggccgcccccggggccgccgccgccgccgccgccgcctcctcctccgcctCAGCTGAGCCCGGCGAGCGGTCAACCCTCCCCGGGAGGCAAGACCTCGGGTCCGCGGGCCGCCAAACGGCAGCGCTCGGCTTCTCCGGAGCTGATGCGCTGCAAGAGGCGGCTCAACTTCAGCGGTTTCGGCTAcagcctgccccagcagcaaCCGGCGGCCGTGGCGCGGCGCAACGAACGGGAGCGCAACCGGGTGAAGTTGGTCAACCTGGGCTTCGCCACCCTGCGGGAGCACGTCCCCAACGGGGCCGCCAACAAGAAGATGAGCAAAGTGGAGACCCTCCGCTCCGCCGTCGAGTACATCCGcgccctgcagcagctcctcgACGAGCACGACGCCGTCAGCGCCGCCTTCCAGGCCGGCGTCCTCTCGCCCACCATCTCGCCCAGTTACTCCCACGACATGAACTCCATGGCGGGTTCCCCCGTCTCCTCCTACTCCTCCGACGAGGGCTCCTACGACCCGCTCAGCCCcgaggagcaggagctgctcgACTTCACCAGCTGGTTCTGA